A genomic stretch from Candidatus Ishikawaella capsulata Mpkobe includes:
- the gmk gene encoding guanylate kinase, with protein sequence MVKYQGNIYIISAPSGAGKSSLINALSKQKLPYETKKSISHTTRNIRPGEMNGKDYHFISKEEFQKMIDSHFFLEHAKVFNNYYGTAYSTITNITNYGINAILAIDWQGMQQIKIKLPEAKSIFILPPSIEELARRLRNRGQDNEKTIYARMKEAILEMSHYCEYDYLIINRDFSSALLELKSIIHAEQLKMSLQRRNHCSLINKLLAI encoded by the coding sequence ATGGTTAAATATCAAGGTAATATTTATATTATTTCAGCTCCCAGTGGAGCAGGTAAATCTAGCTTAATTAATGCATTATCAAAACAAAAGCTACCATATGAAACAAAAAAATCTATTTCCCATACAACTCGTAATATTCGACCCGGTGAAATGAATGGTAAAGATTATCATTTTATATCTAAAGAAGAATTTCAAAAAATGATTGATTCCCATTTTTTTTTAGAACATGCAAAAGTATTTAATAATTATTATGGTACTGCATATAGTACAATAACAAACATTACTAATTATGGTATAAATGCTATTTTGGCTATTGATTGGCAAGGTATGCAACAAATCAAAATTAAACTTCCTGAAGCTAAAAGTATTTTTATATTACCTCCGTCTATAGAAGAACTAGCACGTCGTTTACGTAATAGAGGACAAGATAACGAAAAAACTATTTATGCACGCATGAAAGAAGCTATTCTAGAAATGAGTCATTATTGTGAATATGACTATCTTATCATAAATAGAGATTTTAGTTCAGCTCTGTTAGAACTAAAGAGTATTATTCATGCAGAACAACTGAAGATGAGTCTTCAAAGAAGAAATCATTGTTCACTTATTAATAAATTACTAGCAATTTAA
- the rpoZ gene encoding DNA-directed RNA polymerase subunit omega, protein MARITVQDAVDKIGNRFDLILVAACRARQMQTSGKKPLIHTDNTDKVTIIALREIEQGLITEQILTENDNEDDFIN, encoded by the coding sequence ATGGCGCGTATAACAGTTCAAGATGCGGTAGATAAAATTGGAAATCGATTTGATTTAATATTAGTAGCTGCTTGTCGTGCACGACAAATGCAAACAAGTGGTAAAAAACCGCTAATTCATACAGATAATACTGATAAAGTGACTATTATTGCACTTCGTGAAATTGAGCAAGGTTTAATCACTGAACAAATATTAACTGAAAACGATAATGAAGATGATTTTATCAATTGA